ggggtacTTCTTACCAACAAATGAGTAATATTCTATGAGGAAACCATTGGTAGCATCTCAATACAAATTTCTAAAAAAATGTTGTTTTAACTTAACCCATCAATAAAAAGGTTTAAATCTTGTTAGTTTTAAACCAGCGCCGTCTTAACCACTTGAAGGGTAAAGCGAAGAAAAAGTTTGGAGCTCTTTACCCAATTTTATTGTTAACTGGTGGGTACTTGTGTTCCGCGGTTGGTTAGAAACGTGGATAAAAATTAAGCAAATCGTGAACGTAAGGATAAAAAACGACGTCACGACTGTATATTTGAAAGTCATGGAaaagttactttgttgtatacgaATGCCAAGTTATTCGAATAAAATCTACACCAAAACGTATATAAAGATAAACACGATGACCACACATTCACAGCTGGTCGATTTAAACATAGATTAAAAAACACGTCGAATGGTGTATTTAGGGATGAGCGTCAGCCGTTTTAAAAATTAGCGCTTAAAACAATGGGTCATTTTAAAAACAACATTACAACGGGTCAATTTAAACGTAGAGAAAAAAAAACATGTCGCAATTGTGTATAGAGATGAACGACAGGCGCTATAAAAAACCGAACAGTTTAAAAACACGTTTAAAACAACATTATGAAAATTTAAGTCataacgtagataaaaataactTGTGTGGAGTGTTGATAAAAAAACGAAACTCATAAAAATCACATAATAGAAAATTCGTTAAAAAATAAATGATAACTTTCTTAAAGTTCAATGTTTAGAGGTTGTAATGTAAATCGTttaaagaagaaaagaaaaatattattttattaaagttGAAGAGTCAAATATTAAACTTATTAAAGTTCGATGTGTGTGTAAATGAAAATTAGGCATTAGACCACATAGTGTGGGTGTGGTGGTCTTTCCAGGCCGGGAACACACCCCTAGTGGTGGCGTGGTGATGAGGGCCAAGAGTTTTCCATCAATGTGAGGGGCATTTGGGTTGTGAAGTGGATTTCGGGTGTGTTTTAATtgttgattttttatttatttattattttatttgtaaaaacccaCTAACCACGCCGCTCCCACTCCTCCCTTTTGTTGCACCACTCCCTTTTAACACGTGCTAACGTGGCAGCCACATATCGAATAACACCACTCTTTCATACCCCATACTCCGTATAGTCTTACAAGACAAAATCGATTATTAAATaatacatatatattaaaaaaacatttaaaaaagtTATAAGGACctgttaataaaaaaaactagaaaaatattaaaaagagtAAACTGACAAAATTGTTCCTAAGGTTTGGGCACTTGCCAGATCCATCCAAAATACTCATCATGTAACGTAGTTTTTAACAATGTTAAAGAAATGGATTGACCAGACAACTTTTGTGAAACCTGAGTGGTTTAGTTGATAAAAAAAACACTCTTTGAATGGATCTGGCAAAAGTACTCGAATCTTAAGGACAATTTTAGCAgttaactcttttatttatttccgagtttcaaaataattatattattttttaaaattgtgAGAATTTTcctttgaaaagaaaagaaagattttgTCATTGGAAAACAGAAGAGGAGTTTTGCTTTGAAAAGAATTTTCCTTATGTAACttagactgtggggtatggtggggcctGGGTTGGGCATTGGTTAACACGTGGAATTTCAAAACCCAAGTATTCAACGATGGCTTTCATCACCGccgcgatcgtttgtagaaatatttccgcaccatcgtcagatgatgatgacgattcactataacttgaagaactcatggcaatattgtgttttatgtgtttgatattgtgtgagaaaaatgttaaatgtggtaagtatttataaaggaaaaaagaatttttttttttaaatagcccccaacggctagcccaacggctagCCAACGGCTAGTTTGAATGGGCCATTCATAacccgccatgtcaccttgctcccccgccccacccccggcttgaaacccaagccccaagggccacgccccaacccaagcctaGCCGggatggtggcttgggcgttttcccccagcccacgccccaacccaagccccataccccatggccttacGTATGGTTCCATCCACCAAGCCAACCAAAACTTCACCTGGTTTGGTTAGTTCAATTAACAATTAACCTCTTTAATCTTTATATACTGTCAATCTGCTTCATGGGAGAATATGTTAAGAACCGATTGCCCGATTGTATGAGAACGAACCAATCCGGGAGGTTTCCAATCTCGCTAGTAGCCCACTCGTTTTGCGGACCAAGCAAGTTGTGTTGTGGAACCAACTGGCCCAAATCCTCTTAAAACAAATTTGTATCAATCGGTATAAATAATACCAAATTTGTATAAGGAATGTGAAAAAGGTATTTTGGCATTAAAATGTTGAAAGTGTTATTTTTTAGGTCGGGAAATGATGTTTTTATAATCAAAAATCATATTTATCGTTCTTTGTTAGGAATTTGCTGAAAAAATTACAAACAAATAATATCTTTGTTTTAAGATGTTTTGAAGTTGGCGCTATGATTATTGTTTTTAACAAACATGATGGAACCAAATACCAATGAATGTCATCACCCTCTTGTATGGTTGCACTAATGTGTACACACTTTAGACAATGTGCCATGGACGTTTGAGGATTCAAAGGACAGCAAAGTAGACTTATGAATGAACGAGTTAGCCATGGACGCTGTCGTTGGCCGGTTTTGTAGATGGTTGCTTTTGGACGGTGTAATCATGTGAACCTCATGGACGAGCTGATGGACccgtttcaattttttttatggTCATTATTTTATGTTTATGTACAACTTTTTTAGTGAAACTTAattaaaaaagagtaaattactttttgaataCATATGTTTTAGTAGTTTTAACTATttaagtccaaaatcaaaaagtttaacaccCTAGTCCCTACCCATTAactttataacgttttgagtccaattttgttaaaataaattgaactcaaaaggttaaaatttggactcaaatggttataaAAAAAACGTCTAGAAATTCAgagcgttaaacattttgattttagacttaaatggttaaaaccactaaaacacaattactcaaaaagtaatttactcattAAAGAATGTTTATATACAACTTTGCAAAAGGTAAATTCTACGTGGTTTTTTTTCCTCTCAAATGACCAAGAAGAATCTATAATGCGTTTACCGATATATAGATAATTTAACTATAtttactatattataatgcatgaagAAATGGTATTTTaagatataaaaaaataaaaactttttctCTCTTTATTTATAGCTAGACCCCTAAAATGAGACTAATTATTGAGTTTTaataaaattatagataattagtttcCCATTTCCCCCTTTataacaaacttataattcttttacaTATTCTTatcatatcttataaactataatgtttaaaaaaatccaaaggcACCATGACCAACTACttatttttgtcgacgtttcgatagttgtcttgttCAGTTTTGACGTGCGAATTAAAAGATACAAGTAGATGATGGCTCATTGTACAAGTGATTAAAGTCCAACATACTTGATTATTATATATTTAACTAGGAATTAgtacccgccgcaatgcggcggggttCTTACATGCGAGCATCCGTCCTTGTCTTCTTGTCCAACCTTCCGACTCGTAGTTATCTCATCACACCAAAAAAAAGCCATATCTAAATGACACCAAGAGTGAGTTGTAAAGTTAAATCAAACATTAATTGTTACTCGACTCGTCTGATTACATTCCTTATAATATAAATATCTAATCTACATAACCAAATTGACCCATTCATAAAAAACTTGTCATATTACCACATCTGGTAGTCAATGTTGTGTTCCCGTTTTTTATCTTTTTCCAGGTTTGGAAGTTAAGTTCTTGTGACCTTTCGGGGATAGGTAGAAACTCTGTGTACTACCAGTCCGGATTCTCACCCGCAGCTAAGGTAAAATGAAgattaaaaaaatgaaataagAAGGTAACAATGGAAAAATTATGCACTTCACTCGGTTGTCATGAACACCCGGACGACCTTTATCATTGTCAGTTCGTTGTTTCGAGCTACCATAGAACTTTCCAAATGCTTCTGTGAACTGAAATGAGATGATAAAATGTTAAAGATATTACTCTAAAGTAAGCCTGGAAAAAATAGGTGGTCATGTTAGATTACTGGTGAAAAGGGTTCGGACCAAAACAGGCCCAGGTTGAAAGAAGTCGTTCTAGGGAAAAAATCTAAAAAAGGGTTCACCCGATATATATACGTGTAAAAAATGGATATCTATACCAAGCAATGTAAGTATAAGGACTTGAAGAGGTCATTTCATCTAACCACCTAGTTCATCTATTGATTGGTACGCGAATCGAATCGTTCCGAAACGATAAATTTTTCAATCGGAAACACGTTTTCTAGTGATCCGAAACGATTATTGTGATATATTGTTGATGGTTATCAATTGCCGCCCTAAAATAATTAGGTCAAAAAAAGCCAGCCAATATTATGTCTTTTACATTAAATATTCTACCTAactcatttaaaaaaaatgtacGATAAATACAAAGAGAAATTAACTTATATACCCTGGCTTGCTTTGAATGGCTATACTAATTATTCTTGTAATGCACCTTTTTTATTGCAAACAAAAGTCACACTGAGCGTGCCCAATATGGAGCTAAAACTGGAAATAGTGTTGATTATGTCCAACACGCTTATCCCTCCGCCACTACTTTCATTGGAAGTAGAGTCACCGATATTAGCAAGATTTACAGTACCTGCACTAACTCATGTAGACTTTATGCTATATAAATATGATAAATATTACCCATCGTCATCAAAAACAGACATATATATACCTTGATCAGCATATCGGATATAACATTTTCCAAGGTACATATCACCCCAGCTTGATGTCTCACACACTGATCTCAACCGTCTAGTTGCCTCTGAAAGACAATCTTGACAATCACTTAAACTCAGATCTTGTATGCACTGTGCCACACCTTGTATGCTACCAAAATCACCCTCGCGAAAGTATTCTCCATTCCCGCCTACCAGAAATGCCAATGCACTGTCTATACGGTTCAAAACATCCGAATTATAGACAACTGAAGGACCACATCTCCTGCACACCTCCATCTTATCTGGGGCCCCAAAAAATGATGTATTATTGTACTTCACATAACATCCTTCTAACTGTATTTCACCACACGTGGACATACGACAAGCAGTCTTGAGTTGACTTACGGCAAACCCAGGCCGAACGATTCGATTCTGTACCCAATTCTAGTACAGCTGAACCGATTCGGGATTCGAGGGGGGATCTACGTTTCCTGTGAGTATGATCTCAACCACCAACTACCAACCTCGAAACCGTAACCTTTGAAAGTCACATCTTAGATGCTAACCACACCATCCATAGTTGAGATTATACTGAATAAGAACCACATATCTTAAATCCATGCCTAGTTTGTATGGCTATCCATCTATTCTCTAAAATTCACATACTTACAACTACAAATTTAACATTCCATCAACATAAAGCTCAAAACCTCATCATCAATCAACACATATTAAAACCTAACACACTAAGAAACACATGTAACAAACATTTCAAATTTTCAATACCTCAGTCAGAACCACACCTGTCGCCTGATGATGCTCCAGTAGCAACGAAGAGGGAAGCCGCGTATGGAGCCAAAATCCCCAATTCCAAAAACTACCGCAACCAAGAACCCTATAAAAGCAAAACAGAACATCAGCCAAATTAACATAGCCACAAATCAAATTAATTGAAAGCAATAAAAAAGCAGGGAAAGAAGCGGATACAAATACCTCGTTTGAATACTTGAATTGCCGTCGTTCACCTCGTCGGAAAGTCACGAATCACCACATCTGTCGCCGTAAAACCCAACCACCACAAAATCAGATCATCAACATCTTCGATTTCCTTTCGGCCCACAACAACACTCGAACCACCAACaatccaccaccaccgccgccgtctTCTGTCGCAAAAACAGCACGCCACCGCCGTAATCGCACCTCCGCTCCACCGTCCATACACCGCCAATTACCACTGTTGTTGCAAACGGCTCCACCGGCCTTTGGCCGCCGGCCTTCTGTCGAGTGGGAGGGGTGACCGAGAGGGTGTTTGGCCTGTGGAAGTGTGTGTATAATTTGAGAGATGAGTGAGATTTGGTTTGGGTTTTGTTTGTGAATAAGATCGAGAGAGAAGGTAAGGCATAAAAGATGCCAGTGTATCTTGTGTGAGAGTTTAGAAATGGTATAGGTGAGtcaattttttttgaaagacCCCCAAGGCACAAAGTACAAGTGGTGATGCAACAAAAAGTTGCTTCTTTATATAGGTTTAAATAGCGCTACAGAATCTCAAGTGAAACCGTCAATGCCATAGAAGACTAAGATATaagaatttttattttattttattgcaacttttaaaatatacaaacctttaaagcttatgtgcaTGCATTTCAAGCACATCAAATTAGGAAAAAGTCATAAAACCCTTCCCTTCAAACACGCACAGTCAGGCGGGACAAGAAAAACCCCTAATCATATTTCGAATTTCAAACCCACATCTCTCCCTTAGATTCCCTGTGAACCAGGATCTTgatctgctctctctctctctctctctctctctctctctctccctctccctctctctctctcgctctctctctctctctctccatccttaaatcaaagaagaaaaagaacatcAATTCGTTTCCAGATTAGATCCGAAGCTACTCCGGCTAAGGTAAACCTCCAAACCCTAATCGAGTTCCTGCCTGTTTAAACCACCGACCTGTGGTTGTGTGGTCATTTTCAGACATGGACAACCACCAGCGTTATGGAAGGCAACACAGACGGTGGCATCGttttggaaattaaaacagaGATAACGAACACTGAACGCATAAGGATTTTAACGAGGAGGCTctactttctttttaacttttatATCTGTAAATGCCCTTTTTGATTAAATTTTTTGAATTTAATCATATTCTCTATATATAGTGGAAATGTCGATCGGGATAAGTGGCGTTTCACAATAAATTTCATTTACAGTTCTCACATATGGCTTCCAGGTATGTAAATTTTTTTTCCATTGTTTTCCATTTGTTTTAGTTTGATTGTTTCGTGTTTTCTAGATTTAGTTTAGGGTTTGATTCTGACGTTGATTTCCAATCTACCTAATCACCTTAACATTTGGATGACTACGAGCTAATATGAATCGGTAAAACTTCTACAGGTTATTCTTGTGTGTTTGGGTTGAGGGTTTATAAATGAAAATGATATAAATGTGCTCCAAATGACGAAAACGATgtttcaattcgggtgtttaaacttccaattaacaaaaatcaatttGATTGAAGCAgcatttcgaggtaagttttacataaatagACTTGTATCCTCGTTTTCATCAAAAGCCCAAAAACGtcagtttgtaatttggaaaaaaaaacttaactccgttaattttttttaattgaggACCGGTGGAGGAAAAATAGTTGAAATGTGAGACTGTCAGTGGGAATAAAAAAGGTGGGACTGCCAATAGCCAATGACGTCTAGTAGAGATTATTAGAGGCCAGTATCCCATTAAAAGAAGTTATATTTTAGCTGCCATTTTTCATTTATTCTTATGCTTTCTAGTACATAAATATGTACTATTCaattaaatttattttttcttttcaaaattaaatcATGGACTTTAGATTATAGGGGTTTGGAATTTTTTAGTAGTCTAGGGCCCAAAGttttgatttcaacacaccaaaccatccaaaacttatttctaagttatgtggaggttatttaaggtatgttaagcctatttcactattccggagtgttcgttgcattaaactggttatatttatgtatcagtgcgcgtataacattccagaaagcgatttaaagcttgaaatcaaacaagaattgatacgtgcaaacgatacacatatttatacaaatcccaagtatgaaacacaatatttcaatggtttggaatttgtttgatggttgaagtgacacagatgtcacagtctgccctactttaggaaatttcgttctgaaatttaattttaggggaaacttgtgaagacaactgtgatggtTTCGCTTTCAAACGAATCCCTCGAAACCTAAGTAAAACTCTgagccatgttaggattcttagcgaaatttTCAACCCTCAAAGCGACGTGTAGTAAACAAACATGGAATTTTAAACTACGGACGAAAGAACATTtctcatgaagacttatcataggaaacttgcgtgtgcttgaaatcagaattggggagtgtaagataaaatgacatcggtcaaggtccaggacttctcccgtatcattactcttgtcactgtaggtcttaacacatgataaaacttcctgtggtttctgtgcactgaattccataattatgtaggcttccataattacgtaattccttgcacagtccgcacagttcatttcacaATGCGTAGGGGaaaaaatcaattgaataaacatgaagcgacttgactagaccaccaaaggatctttttaactagatcagcgaacgatctttttaactagatcaacatatgatcttcttaactagaccgtcgtacgatctccttaaatagaccacttaagggatcttttcaattatatcatcacatgatattcctaagcagattttcaaatcaatttgtttaactagaccactcaaggggtccaattatagaatagtactttaaaacccaagggactttactacaacgtagaagtccattaaggatttaagatagtacctttggatatcctactatgaatccctcatatgagatatggaagattctatgaggatttggatagatcacataaaaacacaaaacatataagaaaacgcataagcacataatcacataattagttaacttgatctttaatttgttatctttggtcacgggtatttaaagcacaccaggaatccaatccgtggatttcatttggcactttaaacataagaatctaactatggagatagaaagatcttaataggaattcggatttatccttattgaatcgtaatatacgtattaaggcatacgaataattcaatttaggtctccaatttgattgataatcatccataaggatctaattatgtggatagaaagatcctattttgGAATTTGGAATTTTGTGTAACAAGAGGTGTTTCggcaccttgcactaggcgtgcttaagtcgatacacaaggtagaaagttcatgaggttaaggtgctagatatgccaagcgacatatgaagcagagttTGAAGGTTGGGTACCACGTATGTTAAGTTGATCATatgagtagggttgacttgggGTTGGTTAAGACCACCTTGGTTTGGGTTGAATTGTCAAGCATTTGTCAGGTGACCGAGTCGTCCACGTGATGCACACAGACGACACTGCAGGTAAGCTTGGTGAGGTGCATTAAATTTGTTGCACATAAGCACATACCGGCATTAGGTTTCCTTACAAgaggttgagcagcagcaggatttgtaacagctttgctttggattgcaaagcggtacatgttaatcaaatgtccccGTCATCCACTGTGGGTatatttgaaacagggtatttgatt
The sequence above is drawn from the Helianthus annuus cultivar XRQ/B chromosome 12, HanXRQr2.0-SUNRISE, whole genome shotgun sequence genome and encodes:
- the LOC110908899 gene encoding plasmodesmata-located protein 6 isoform X2, encoding MEVCRRCGPSVVYNSDVLNRIDSALAFLVGGNGEYFREGDFGSIQGVAQCIQDLSLSDCQDCLSEATRRLRSVCETSSWGDMYLGKCYIRYADQGTVNLANIGDSTSNESSGGGISVLDIINTISSFSSILGTLSVTFVCNKKVHRSIWKVLW
- the LOC110908899 gene encoding plasmodesmata-located protein 6 isoform X1, with amino-acid sequence MSTCGEIQLEGCYVKYNNTSFFGAPDKMEVCRRCGPSVVYNSDVLNRIDSALAFLVGGNGEYFREGDFGSIQGVAQCIQDLSLSDCQDCLSEATRRLRSVCETSSWGDMYLGKCYIRYADQGTVNLANIGDSTSNESSGGGISVLDIINTISSFSSILGTLSVTFVCNKKVHRSIWKVLW